Proteins encoded together in one Bombus affinis isolate iyBomAffi1 chromosome 2, iyBomAffi1.2, whole genome shotgun sequence window:
- the LOC126913946 gene encoding U6 snRNA-associated Sm-like protein LSm2 has protein sequence MLFYSFFKSLIGKDVVVELKNDLSICGTLHSVDQYLNIKLTDISVTDPDKYPHMLSVKNCFIRGSVVRYVQLPGDEVDTQLLQDAARKEAAVQAR, from the exons ATG TTGTTTTATTCGTTTTTCAAATCCTTGATCGGAAAGGACGTAGTTgtagaattaaaaaatgatttgaG CATTTGTGGTACTTTGCACTCAGTAGATCAATATCTGAATATAAAGTTAACTGATATAAGTGTGACCGATCCAGATAAATATCCTCATATG TTGTCTGTAAAAAACTGTTTTATTCGAGGATCAGTAGTACGTTATGTACAACTCCCAGGAGATGAAGTGGATACTCAGCTATTACAGGATGCCGCGCGCAAAGAAGCAGCAGTTCAAGCAAGATAA
- the LOC126913907 gene encoding drebrin-like protein: MSINLTKNKDALVAAWHSVVDDKSSTNWALFGYEGQTNNLKVVGTGNGGLEEMIDRLNSSHIMYAFCRVIDTKTSLPKCLLINWQGEGAPIVRKGTCANHIRDVEKLLKGAHITITARSEDDVEVDSIMEKLARATASAYKFNEPRGENEGNTGPVGTTYRRVIPEQEINATERDQFWQREEMEEKKRLEQERIKCEKERQRLEEEIRTREEKEAMLREQQVTAKENSIARQKLAEQRAEEANNKFNQLAASQHYSNDVEDDHKSRSEELRRQRSKETQQLIAQRTINARAVFEQNSAAGQMKSSPVQQQYIPKNSHVEAAKKAFEESQQKEILHTKVEEEVKTEVNKTHNLDLVTTTASNASLSPNQVQESKLPEPEEEPEQQSATKEAITENELYSQMDGQYLYFDPNNEGMKARALYDYQAADDTEITFDPGDIITHIDAIDEGWWQGLGPDGTYGLFPANYVEVIDYNTT; encoded by the exons ATGTCAattaatttaacaaaaaataaaGACGCTTTGGTGGCTGCTTGGCACAGCGTAGTCGACGATAAATCGTCTACTAACTG GGCCTTGTTTGGATACGAAGGACAAACTAATAACTTAAAAGTGGTTGGTACTGGAAATGGAGGTCTGGAAGAAATGATTGACCGTTTAAATAGTAGTCATATCATGTATGCCTTTTGTCGTGTAATAGATACTAAAACAAGTCTACCAAAATGTCTCTTAATAAATTGG CAAGGAGAAGGAGCACCAATTGTTAGAAAGGGCACTTGTGCAAATCATATTAGGGATgtagaaaaattattaaaaggtGCACATATAACGATTACTGCTCGCTCTGAAGACGATGTCGAAGTGGATTCTATCATGGAAAAACTTGCTAGAGCAACAGCTTCGGCATACAAATTTAATGAACCACGCGGGGAAAACGAAGGTAATACAGGTCCTGTGGGTACCACATATCGCAG AGTAATTCCTGAACAAGAAATAAATGCAACAGAACGTGATCAATTTTGGCAAAGGGAAGAAatggaagagaagaaaagacTGGAACAAGAACGTATAAAATGTGAAAAAGAACGGCAACGGCTTGAAGAAGAAATTAGAActagagaagaaaaagaagcaatGCTCAGAGAACAACAA GTCACTGCCAAAGAAAATTCAATAGCGCGACAAAAGTTGGCGGAGCAACGTGCTGAGGAggcgaataataaatttaatcaacTAGCCGCAAGTCAACACTATAGCAACGATGTTGAAGACGATCATAAATCGCGAAGCGAAGAATTGCGACGACAAAGAAGTAAAGAAACGCAACAGTTAATTGCTCAAAGAACGATAAATGCAAGAGCTGTTTTCGAACAGAATTCGGCAGCTGGTCAAATGAAGTCTTCTCCAGTGCAGCAACAATATATACCGAAGAATAGTCATGTAGAAGCAGCTAAAAAAGCATTTGAAGAGAGTCAGCAAAAAGAGATACTCCATACAAAAGTGGAAGAGGAAGTGAAAACAGAAGTGAATAAAACACATAACTTAGATTTAGTAACCACCACCGCTTCAAATGCATCTTTATCTCCGAATCAAGTTCAAGAGTCTAAATTGCCAGAGCCAGAAGAAGAACCTGAGCAACAATCGGCGACGAAAGAAGCAATTACTGAAAATGAGTTGTACAGTCAAATGGATGGTCAGTACTTATATTTTGATCCAAATAATGAAGGAATGAAAGCAAGAGCCTTATATGACTACCAAGCAGCTGATGATACAGAAATTACTTTTGATCCTGGAGATATTATTACACATATAGATGCTATTGACGAAGGATGGTGGCAAGGTCTTGGTCCCGACGGTACTTATGGACTTTTTCCTGCTAATTATGTCGAAGTTATTGATTACAATACGACATGA
- the LOC126913928 gene encoding carbonyl reductase [NADPH] 1-like — protein sequence MTRVAVVTGGNKGIGFAIVKHLCKQFDGVVYLTARDVTRGQNAIKELEKQGLKPKFHQLDITDESSISTFHDYLEKTYQGLDVLVNNAAIAFKTAATEPFSLQAEETLRVNYFSLRKVCSKLYPLLKTHARVVHVSSSAGHLSKIPGETLKKRFSDPNLTEEELDNIMHEFIDAAKTNTHLEKGWANSAYVASKVGVSALARIHQRMFNSDTREDLVVNAVHPGYVDTDMTSHKGTLKPDEGAKAPVYAALLPKNTDIKGKYIWYDKSLMEWTKDE from the exons ATGACACGTGTAGCCGTC GTAACCGGTGGAAATAAAGGCATTGGATTTGCTATTGTAAAACATCTTtgcaaacaatttgatggagtTGTTTATTTAACAGCTCGTGATGTTACTCGAGGACAGAATGCTATTAAAGAACTTGAAAAACAAGGTTTAAAACCAAAATTTCATCAACTTGATATTACTGATGAAAGTAGTATTTCTACTTTTCATGATTATTTAGAAAAAACATACCAAGGATTGGATGTATTAGTTAACAATGCTGCTATTGCATTTAAG aCAGCTGCTACAGAACCTTTTTCTCTGCAAGCTGAAGAGACATTAAGAGTAAACTATTTTAGCTTAAGAAAAGTATGCAGCAAACTTTATCCATTATTGAAAACACATGCACGTGTAGTACATGTGTCAAGTTCTGCTGGTCATTTATCAAAGATTCCTGGTGAAACATTAAAGAAAAGATTTTCAGATCCAAATCTTACAGAGGAAGAATTAGACAATATTATGCACGAATTTATTGA tGCTGCAAAGACAAACACTCACTTAGAGAAAGGATGGGCAAATTCTGCCTATGTTGCAAGCAAAGTCGGAGTATCTGCTTTAGCTAGAATTCATCAAAGAATGTTTAATTCAGATACTAGAGAAGATCTCGTAGTGAATGCTGTGCATCCAGGTTATGTAGACACAGATATGACTAGTCATAAAGGTACTTTGAAGCCTGATGAAGGTGCTAAGGCTCCTGTATATGCTGCATTATTACCAAAAAATACAGACATAAAGGGTAAATATATCTGGTATGACAAATCATTAATGGAATGGACAAAGGATGAATAA